tttgtgattctgcattggtgacttggctcctacttgacttcctggactttgacctttgGCCTGCCTGCACCTTGggaacgtgacagattgcttccacacccacacactcactccacaagatgtatgaggaggcaagcggaggctctgggcagctagcagccttgctcgctcaggtacagcacctcactcaaatggtggctcacctgcaacagcagcagcaagccactgtcaTTGGCCCACCCAAGTGCccagtgcttcccccagagaaattCACTGGGAAGGTTTAggaatttcctgcattcctggcacagtgcaaattgtatattgaattacgggccagagacttccccaacgacaagaccaaggtatgcgtCATTGTCAGCTTCTTAAAGGgacaggcagctaaatgggctacccccttgcttctatCCCCATCACCATTGCTGACTGACTATCAGGGCGGTAACCTTTGCTAACCCCCggcaagcagccaccgccaatcggaagatccggaccctgaagcagggtagggactcagtttcccagtactccactgagttcaagcttctggcccaagacatggcctggaatgaggctgccctcatggaccagtatacggaggggctggctgacgaagtccttgatgagctggcacgagtagacTGACCGGCCACACTGCAAGGGctaatcacgctgtgtctccGCATCAATGGCCACCTGGAAAGCCGCCGCCAAGCGCAAAGCAGCAcccgtccctctcagctgcctcacCACCCAATGACGGTGATAACCCTGGTGCACACCAGTCCCGAGACTGATGACCCTGAGCCCATGCAACTTGGGGCTGCACGGCTGCGGCTCACCCCCGAGGAAAAAGCACAGCgctgctcacagaatctctgcctctACTGGAGAGCCGGGGCGCTTCTCCAGCTGCCCTGCCAAGCGCACCCAGTCCAGTACCGTGCCACCaccgccagtaaaagaccagccccaagtctgagtggaccccccgacttggggcacctagccgggTCCCCTGAGCCCTACGTTACGTGACCAGGGCCCGTTCCTCGTACCGGTCACACTCGGCTTGCCAGACAGGCGCTGGCTGTTCATATACACCATGGTCAACTCTGGGGCCGCCTGCTGCTTCGTCaacgtggcctttgtgaagcaacaacagatcccggtgcaggacaAAGTCTCCCCCGACCTGGTCAAAGccatcgacgggcgcctcctccgctccggtccggtgacccaggagacccacctgGTCACACTCCGAATCCAACACCATCACGAAcaagtacaattcgatgttgcttgcatgccccgctttcccctcattctgggactctcctggctcgtaaagcataaccccctcgtggactgggcacagggaaagctaaGTTTCAAGGatccttgtcctcaccaggcccagTCGGCCACCCTGGCCGCCGGCCTGGCTtctggtcctctacttcccccggcctacacagactttgccaatGTCATTGAGGAATAGGGGGCCGAGCAGCTCCTCCCGCACCAGCCTTATGACTGTGTCATCAATTTGGTACCGGGGCACCCCTGCCATGGGGCGGCTCTACCCCCTGTCCGAACCAGAGCTAGCAGCCCTGTGGGACTTCCTCGCCAAAAACCTGGGTTTCATCCGGCCATCCACGtccctgctgtccacccctgttcTCTTTATCAAAAAGAAAGGCAGCGACCtccggccctgcaatgactaccgggccatgaacaaaatcaccgtccaggaccgctaccctttgccactaattccagaactactggatcgccttaagAGGGCCCAGCACTATACCAAGCTAGATCTCCGGGGTGCGTACAACTTGGTGTGGATCCGCACAGGAGATAAATGGAAGATGGCTTTCGAGACCCGCTATGGCCAGTACGAGTATCTCTTGATGCCCTTCGGCCTGACCTGCGCCCCTGccgtcttccaaaggctgatgaacaaCATCTTCTGTGACCTGCTCGAtcgctttgtgatcatttatttagatgacattttaatttattcccaaagccccgcccagcacgcagggcacgtccgccaggtcctgcaacgcCTGCGCGAGCATTGTCTCtatgccaagctagagaagtgtgccttcaacttaacagcagtcgagttccttggccacatcgtctCACCCCGTGGGACTCGGATGGACCCGAACACAGGcaaggcggtcctgacctggcagacgcAGCGGAACCACAAGGACGTAcagcggttccttggcttttccagttattaccgccagttcatccctgctTATGCCGACGTGACCACGCCTTTGACCCAGCTCCTccagcccaaagagccatttcactggactccagaggcagaccatgcctccaccccccctgaaaacctgcttcaccaccgagccACTCCTGCATTACCCAGATCCGCAGCTGCCGTTCACAGTAGAGACTGACGCCTCCAGCGTGGCCCTCGGCGCAGTGTTATCCCAGTGGGAGGACCCCCTCCCAGCTGCAACGGAGGAGACCCAAACTGGGCTCAACCTTGCACCCTCGGTCTTCGCTGCCACCACAACTCAcccgaccttggctgcagacatccaggccagccaggcccaataCCCCTGGACTCAGCaacgcctcctggaagtgcaaaaCGGCCCGGTCGGGGACCCCTCTACCCGCCAAAGTCTCCTCTTGCACCATGGGCGCCTATACATGCCTCCGGGGCCCCTCCAGGCCGACGTGCTCCACCTGATCCATGACTCCCCTCCTGCGAGGCACTTcagccaacacaagaccctgtaCCTGCTCACACGGGAGTTCTGGTGGTCTTGCATCCGTGCTGACGTGGCCCGCTATgtcggttcctgtgaggtctgccggcGGGCCAAGGATGTACCAGGCAAGCCCCCAgcgcttttgcatcccctacccacgcCTGCAAGACCCTGGGACACCGTCTCCGTAGACTTTATCACTGAGCTCTCCAGGTCCACGGGGCACACCTGAATCCTTGGACCTCTTCACCAGGCTAAAGACGCCTACAAGACAGCTGCTGACCGAAAGCTAtaggtggggcccccactgaagcctggggaccacgtctggctctccaTCCGTTACCTGCGTCGGCCTGGCCGGTCTCGCAAGCTGGACCCTCGCTTTGCAGGCCCTTAACTGATCACAGACCAAATCAACCCCATTGCTTTCCAGCTACAGCTGCTGGCCACCCTCCGCATCTACCCGGTCTTCCActggtccctccttgttcctgctacaccaccggaTCCCATCCGACCACCACCTCCAGCACCGCCGCCTCCTGTCCTGGTCGATGACgaggaggaatacgaggtccaccagctcctggacttcTGAATCCACCacggggacctccagtacctcatggactgggaaggctatggccccaaGGACCATTCATGGAAACCCACAGACAAGCTACACGTCCCTGACCtcatgcagcagttccacacggcCTACCCTGACCGGCCTGGCCCATCTGTGTGGGGGGATCCTGCGGGGGGAATACTATCATGAGCCCtaacgaggaggagctggaagggttaacagacctggaagagttgccagccaattcctcagctgaacagacgctggcccatcaatcactctccaggaaccagtgtcagctgttgactgatcaatctcctccaagctgtcctcctcccacctcaagagttcgaagcaggctccggaaagaactttcggagcgaagacatgaggcacgccgatgcttcagatctctcagccctgagttctagcagagtcactgattgagactcccatatagctcccacccaggacctggtaaccttgtggaagcaacaagtctattatctggcttgcatccacgctccttcctgattcctgacctgcttgatttccttggcaccctgaccttttggcttttggagattgacttctgattccagtttgtgattctgcattggtgacttggctcctgcttgacttcttggactttgaccttggactggatttggacgcctgcctgcctgcacccggagaacgtgacagggggctccttttggggctcaatTCTGGGCCCctggatccaatctttttgaaacttgggagggtgttttaaggagaggcgccggatgctgtgctgcaaatttggtgcctctaccccaaaaaacagccccgccaatacccatggatcaattctccattatatcctatgggatatAATAGGGAATCgtggagtgcccaacagatagttccctcccccccccctgccactttctgatgactgaagcaggggggagggctgcCCCCACCCGGGGTTTGGCAACGCGAGGCCAAGGATCCGACACCCCCTCAAATCAATTCAAAGATAAAGGCTGCCTCTTACGCTTCTCAGGACGGCCCGCACGGCCCACTCAAAGACCTCCTGGACGTTGGTGGCAACCTTGGCGCTGGTCTCGAAGTATTCTGCTTTGTGAAGCCGGCTCCACTCTTCCCCTTGCTCTGGCGACACCTAGACAAAGAGCGCTCGTGTACAGGCGGCACTCCTCAGAGCTCCTCCGTTCTCCCAGGGcccacaccaggggtggccaaactgcggctcgggagccagatGGGGcctttttacacatattgtgtgcctctcaaaCCTCCCGTTgccctgttttccttccttccatccagccaggtgtagtggttaagtgcgtggactcttatctgggagaaccaggtctgattccccactcctccccttgcagctgctggaatggccttgggtcagccatagctctcttatctgggagaaccaggtctgattcccccctcctccccttgcagctgctggaatggccttgggtcagccatagctctcttatctgggagaaccaggtctgattccccactcctccccttgcagctgctggaatggccttgggtcagccatagctctcttatctgggagaaccgggtttgattccccactcctccactcgcagctgctggaatggccttgggtcagccagagctctcttatctgggagaaccaggtctgatttcccactcctccccttgcagctgctggaatggtcttgggtcagccatagctctcttatctgggagaaccaggtctgattccccattcctctcacttgcagctggtggaatggccttgggtgagccatagctatcgcaagagttgtccttgaaagggcagcttctgggagaactctctcagtcccaccttcctcacaggggggtgtctgttgcggggagtggaggagaagaagatataagagattgtaaaccgctctgattcagagagaagagcggggtataaatctgcaatcccttccttccttctttcctactCCCAAAcgtctggcatttattctatgtgacttacattaagtaagtttggtcacccctggtctagaaactTGGCCTTTTAAAATGTGTAGAAAGACAACTGGTCTCAGCGTCTTCCTCTCTGTATGTCTCAACACCGAGGGATACTTCAAGCCCCACCAGCCCCTTGCCTTGACCGGTAATCCCACCTCGCGGTTCTCCAAGTCCGTCTTGTTCCCGATGACGGCGATGGGGAAGGGCCCATCTTCCCCCGGCTCAATCTGCAGCAAGAGCTGCTTGTGCCATTTCTCCAGGCCTTCAAAGGAACTGGCCGACGTGACGTCGAAGACGAGGAAGCAGCAGTCCGACCCTCGGTACAGGGCCGTCCCCAGCGACTGGAACCTCTCTGTGCCAGCTGTGTCCCAGATCTAAAGGGTAGAGGAGAGGCtaagagtttgggaaggggctgtggcttggtggtagagcctctgcttggcatgcagaagttcccaggttcaatccccagcatctccagttaaaaggaccaggcaggaggtgatgggaaaggctttgacctgagaccctggctcagtggcagagcctctgcttggcatgcagaaggtcccaggttcaatccctgtcatctccagtgaaaaggactgGGCAGGAGCTGATGAGAAAGACcataacctgagaccctggctcagtggtagagcctctgcttggccacAAAGCTGCAATGTAGTGGCAACCAGTATTTTCAAATATGTTAGGCTGTGCAGCTGTAAATGTGAGACTTGCTGGCTGGATGCAAAATTCTGCTGGGGCCAGAGAGCAGACATAAAACTGGATGAGAAGGCTGCGGGAGACAAGATCGGGCGCGCTTGTGCACGTGTGTTCTCCCCCTGGGGCATTCTCTGCCATTTTACGGCCGTGTCTCCTAAGAGACGGGTGCCTGCAGGACCTTGCAGTTCTGCTCTAAAAGAGCTTTGCTTGATTTCTTTGGCAAAGGGCCAAGTTACTAGTCCTTGTCAAGGTATAGAGAGGCATAGAGTGCTTTAAACCGCGAtaggacagattcatggaggagagaggtctatcagtggccccGAGTCATGGTGACAAAAGGGGACCTCCGAATTCAGAGCGcacaaacctctgaatcccagtgtcaaCGGGGAATCTCAGAGGGAGGAAATGCCGTTTGCCACTTTAGGGTCAGGTGGCAGGTTTTCTCCACCACCGAGGGATCTGGGAAGAT
This region of Heteronotia binoei isolate CCM8104 ecotype False Entrance Well chromosome 13, APGP_CSIRO_Hbin_v1, whole genome shotgun sequence genomic DNA includes:
- the LOC132581685 gene encoding ras-related protein Rab-7a-like, with translation MRFWRRRPRRVMFRRSHLKILLIGNSGVGKSALMNQYVNNRFSSRYRATIGADFLSKELTVDGRTITVQIWDTAGTERFQSLGTALYRGSDCCFLVFDVTSASSFEGLEKWHKQLLLQIEPGEDGPFPIAVIGNKTDLENREVSPEQGEEWSRLHKAEYFETSAKVATNVQEVFEWAVRAVLRSRKTLEPPQLDSVHLETRQPEGAPRERCGC